In Solanum pennellii chromosome 3, SPENNV200, a single window of DNA contains:
- the LOC107013293 gene encoding uncharacterized protein LOC107013293, giving the protein MGHLTQSGDVCASRIEVVVLGMIEWASVAVLDHIMVKMRENREMIDGHRLALDDLVVRIETCEQDVPTSSEISLASMPKDFIREDAVVESEVETDDSEISIRDATVYDDLEDLEGDMVQTPMQDSSRETSMKGSSGAKDAD; this is encoded by the exons ATGGGTCATCTTACTCAATCTGGTGATGTGTGTGCCTCACGGATTGAGGTCGTTGTGCTTGGGATGATAGAGTGGGCGAGTGTTGCTGTCTTGGACCATATTATGGTTAAGATGAGAGAGAATAGGGAGATGATTGATGGCCACCGACTTGCACTAGATGACCTGGTTGTTAGGATAGAGACTTGTGAGCAAG ATGTTCCTACTAGTTCAGAGATTTCCCTGGCTTCTATGCCTAAAGATTTTATTAGAGAGGATGCAGTTGTTGAATCTGAGGTTGAGACAGATGATAGTGAGATCAGTATTAGAGACGCAACTGTGTATGATGATTTAGAAGATCTTGAGGGAGACATGGTTCAGACACCTATGCAGGATTCTTCGAGAGAGACGTCTATGAAGGGCTCAAGTGGAGCCAAGGATGCTGATTAG